In Pleurocapsa sp. PCC 7319, the following are encoded in one genomic region:
- the thrS gene encoding threonine--tRNA ligase, with the protein MPEAEQAQQPLKLLRTSESESLKKIRHTTSHIMAMAVQKLFPQAQVTIGPWTENGFYYDFDSPDSFTEKDLKKIRKEMIKIINRKLPVVREEVSREEAKRRIEDLGEPYKLEILDSINEPITIYHLGEQWWDLCAGPHVESTADINPKAIALESVAGAYWRGDETKAQLQRIYGTAWETPEQLEEHQRRKAEALKRDHRKLGKELGLFIFADPVGPGLPLWTPKGTILRSQLEDFLKQEQIKRGYLPVVTPHLAKIDLFKISGHWQNYKEDMFPMMAEDATAAEAEQGFVLKPMNCPFHIQIYKSELRSYKELPMRLAEFGTVYRYEQSGELGGLTRVRGFTVDDSHLFVTPEQLDDEFLKVVDLILSVFKSLQLTKFKARLSFRDPESDKYIGSDLAWDKAENAIRRAVEKMGMNYFEALGEAAFYGPKLDFIFEDALGREWQLGTVQVDYNLPERFELEYVAEDGSRQRPIMIHRAPFGSLERLIGILIEEYAGDFPLWLAPVQVRLLPVRDAHFDYVREVAAKMREVGIRAEADTSGERLGKMIRNAEKQKIPVMSVVGDQEVSDNTLSIRTRASGELGAIAVSEVMTKLTEAISAHTNF; encoded by the coding sequence ATGCCCGAAGCAGAACAAGCACAACAACCGCTCAAATTACTTCGCACTAGCGAATCCGAATCATTAAAGAAAATTCGTCATACTACGTCTCATATAATGGCGATGGCAGTGCAAAAACTGTTTCCCCAGGCGCAGGTGACGATTGGTCCTTGGACAGAGAATGGTTTTTATTACGATTTTGATAGTCCTGATTCTTTTACCGAGAAGGATTTAAAAAAAATCCGTAAAGAAATGATCAAGATTATTAACCGTAAGTTGCCCGTAGTGCGTGAAGAAGTTAGTCGAGAAGAAGCAAAACGGCGAATCGAAGACCTCGGGGAACCTTATAAACTAGAAATCTTAGACAGTATCAATGAACCGATCACTATCTATCATTTAGGCGAACAGTGGTGGGATCTTTGTGCTGGACCTCATGTAGAAAGCACTGCCGATATTAACCCCAAAGCGATCGCCTTAGAAAGTGTAGCGGGGGCATATTGGCGAGGAGATGAAACCAAAGCCCAGCTTCAGCGAATTTACGGGACTGCATGGGAAACTCCCGAACAGCTAGAGGAACATCAACGTCGAAAAGCAGAGGCTTTAAAACGAGATCACCGTAAATTAGGTAAAGAATTAGGATTATTTATCTTCGCCGATCCTGTGGGACCTGGCTTACCTTTGTGGACTCCTAAAGGAACTATACTGCGATCGCAACTAGAAGATTTTCTCAAACAGGAACAAATCAAACGTGGTTATCTGCCAGTGGTCACTCCCCATCTTGCCAAAATCGATTTGTTTAAAATTTCAGGACACTGGCAAAACTATAAGGAAGATATGTTTCCGATGATGGCGGAAGATGCCACCGCAGCAGAAGCCGAACAAGGTTTTGTCCTCAAGCCGATGAATTGTCCCTTTCATATCCAAATCTACAAAAGTGAGTTGCGGTCATACAAGGAATTACCGATGCGATTAGCAGAATTCGGGACAGTATATCGCTACGAACAGTCAGGGGAATTGGGTGGTTTGACTAGGGTGAGAGGCTTTACTGTTGATGACTCACACTTGTTTGTTACTCCAGAACAGTTAGACGATGAATTTTTAAAAGTCGTTGATTTAATCCTGTCGGTCTTTAAAAGTTTGCAATTAACTAAGTTTAAAGCTCGTTTAAGTTTTCGTGACCCAGAATCAGATAAATATATTGGTTCTGACCTAGCCTGGGATAAGGCAGAAAACGCTATTCGTCGCGCGGTGGAAAAAATGGGGATGAATTATTTTGAGGCTCTGGGAGAAGCGGCTTTTTATGGTCCCAAGCTCGACTTTATTTTTGAAGATGCTCTGGGAAGAGAATGGCAGCTAGGAACGGTACAGGTAGACTATAATTTGCCCGAACGTTTTGAGTTAGAGTATGTTGCGGAAGACGGTTCCCGTCAGCGTCCAATTATGATTCACCGCGCTCCTTTTGGTTCTCTAGAAAGGCTAATTGGTATTTTAATCGAGGAATATGCGGGAGATTTTCCTCTTTGGTTGGCTCCTGTACAAGTGCGCTTATTACCTGTCCGAGATGCCCATTTTGATTACGTCCGTGAAGTGGCAGCAAAAATGCGAGAGGTAGGAATTCGTGCTGAAGCCGATACTAGCGGCGAACGTTTGGGCAAGATGATTCGTAATGCCGAGAAGCAGAAAATTCCTGTAATGTCGGTAGTAGGAGATCAAGAAGTATCAGATAATACTTTGAGTATCCGTACTCGTGCTTCGGGAGAGTTAGGAGCGATCGCTGTATCTGAAGTTATGACTAAATTGACAGAGGCAATTTCGGCTCATACTAATTTTTAA
- a CDS encoding DUF2605 domain-containing protein, with product MSTKQPTEKELLKTVLEPLLEDFQYWFERSRSLLESEQMSFLSAQQQAQLLERINQSQQEVQTAQMLFKATGGTAGIDSKMLLPWHQLVAECWNVAQKYRESKN from the coding sequence ATGTCCACAAAGCAACCCACTGAGAAAGAATTACTCAAAACGGTTTTAGAGCCGCTGCTAGAAGATTTTCAATACTGGTTTGAGCGATCGCGTTCTTTATTGGAATCAGAGCAAATGTCTTTTTTGTCTGCTCAACAGCAAGCTCAATTATTAGAGAGAATTAATCAGAGCCAGCAAGAAGTTCAAACAGCTCAAATGCTATTTAAAGCTACTGGAGGAACAGCAGGAATTGACTCCAAAATGCTACTTCCCTGGCATCAGTTGGTTGCTGAATGTTGGAATGTAGCTCAAAAGTATCGAGAGTCTAAAAATTAG
- a CDS encoding DUF2973 domain-containing protein — translation MLHLVYILLFTVIALLAVTNLIRSLVILSGETQKLHAHNHNGSTRNRSRRERKVHPELLDEQGKVIEEPLLVMRSVSVDDARSRLDALYKSSPSKTNEPED, via the coding sequence ATGTTGCATTTAGTCTACATTCTGCTATTTACCGTTATTGCCCTTCTAGCAGTCACTAACCTAATTCGTAGTTTAGTTATTTTGAGTGGAGAGACACAAAAGCTTCATGCTCACAATCACAATGGCTCAACGAGAAATAGATCTCGTCGAGAAAGAAAAGTACATCCAGAACTACTAGATGAACAAGGAAAAGTGATAGAAGAGCCATTACTAGTCATGCGTTCGGTGTCAGTAGATGATGCTCGTTCAAGGTTAGATGCTCTCTACAAGTCTTCCCCTAGCAAAACTAATGAACCTGAGGATTAA
- a CDS encoding cytochrome c produces the protein MDNQLVQSPIWLNRLILTVMAVMLIVGLSILGVYWQQTADPYTQEVLSLEGDPQKGLAIFQINCAGCHSLRADRNVGPSLEHISKRRSQRDIIKQVTSGRTPPMPKFQPSQKEMADLLGYLSQL, from the coding sequence GTGGATAACCAGTTAGTCCAATCTCCAATATGGCTAAACCGCCTAATTTTAACTGTAATGGCAGTAATGCTTATTGTTGGTCTCAGCATTCTGGGTGTCTACTGGCAACAAACTGCCGATCCTTACACTCAAGAAGTATTATCTCTAGAAGGAGATCCTCAGAAGGGATTAGCTATTTTTCAGATAAATTGCGCTGGCTGTCATAGTTTAAGAGCAGATAGAAATGTTGGTCCCAGCTTAGAACATATTTCTAAGCGTAGATCTCAGCGCGACATAATCAAACAAGTAACTAGTGGTCGAACTCCTCCAATGCCTAAATTTCAGCCAAGTCAAAAAGAAATGGCAGATTTACTCGGATATTTAAGTCAACTTTAG
- the petG gene encoding cytochrome b6-f complex subunit V produces the protein MIEPLLLGIVLGLIFITLLGLFFAAYMQYKRGNQLGID, from the coding sequence ATGATAGAACCTTTGCTTTTAGGGATTGTACTCGGTTTAATTTTTATTACTTTATTAGGATTGTTTTTTGCTGCTTATATGCAGTACAAACGTGGCAATCAACTTGGGATTGACTAA
- the tsaE gene encoding tRNA (adenosine(37)-N6)-threonylcarbamoyltransferase complex ATPase subunit type 1 TsaE, whose product MLTILLRNAQSTQNLGYLLGKYLPPGSVILLLGNLGSGKTTLVQGIGKGLNISESIVSPTFTLINEYLDGRLPLYHLDLYRLEPNQVDAIYPEIYWEGIEVPPGITAIEWSQRLLTKPPGYLEIKLVAHSQARKACIQRYGTSHHDLKFIENFAELAPE is encoded by the coding sequence GTGCTTACAATACTTCTTAGAAATGCTCAGTCAACTCAAAACCTGGGTTATTTGCTCGGCAAATATTTACCTCCAGGTAGTGTAATCTTGCTCTTAGGCAATTTGGGTTCGGGCAAAACCACTTTAGTTCAAGGAATTGGTAAGGGGTTAAATATTTCGGAGTCTATAGTTAGCCCCACATTTACTTTAATCAATGAGTATCTAGATGGTCGGTTGCCTTTATACCATTTAGATCTGTATCGCTTAGAGCCAAATCAGGTTGATGCTATTTATCCTGAAATATACTGGGAAGGCATAGAAGTTCCTCCAGGCATTACGGCGATTGAGTGGTCACAACGTTTACTAACTAAGCCACCAGGTTATTTAGAAATTAAGCTAGTTGCCCACTCTCAAGCTAGAAAAGCTTGCATACAACGATACGGCACAAGTCATCACGATCTAAAATTTATCGAAAATTTTGCCGAACTGGCACCAGAGTAG
- the yvcK gene encoding gluconeogenesis factor YvcK family protein gives MKNLSFSKKKYLRRKNRWFKWLSPGLFIKRWLLISASGFFLAAIGAAVWSKLTPIYRLLSFISQFLEFLTRVIPNYISGPIVLMIGIFLIFWGQSRTVGSITDVLGVDKDKQLVDMLLDRRRLNRGPKIVVVGGGTGLSTLLRGLKDYSSNITAIVTVADDGGSSGRLRREIGVLPPGDIRNCIAALADEEELLTELFQYRFKAGDGLVGHSFGNLFLTAMSEITGDLEQAVATSSKVLAISGKVLPSTLSDVSLWAEMEDGRLIEGESNIPQAGGKIKSIGCMPANPPALPSAVAAIEDADYIIIGPGSLYTSIIPNLLVPDIRDAIANADVPRIYICNIMTQPGETEGYSVADHIREIDRVSKQKLFDAVLVHRKPPSPVSLKRYALENSHPVYLDRQEIAKLNRRIVMANVMEEDQVKGHVRHNSNQLARVLLRWYSGKWQPKL, from the coding sequence ATGAAAAATTTATCTTTTTCCAAGAAAAAGTATCTTCGTCGCAAAAATCGCTGGTTTAAGTGGCTATCCCCAGGTTTATTTATTAAGCGTTGGCTACTGATCAGTGCCAGCGGTTTTTTTCTGGCAGCTATTGGTGCCGCTGTTTGGAGCAAACTTACACCAATATATCGCCTATTGTCGTTTATTTCCCAATTTTTGGAATTTCTGACCCGAGTGATTCCCAATTATATTTCTGGTCCAATTGTCTTGATGATCGGTATTTTTCTCATCTTTTGGGGGCAATCTCGCACGGTAGGCTCAATTACCGATGTTTTAGGCGTCGATAAAGATAAACAGTTGGTGGATATGTTATTAGACCGCCGTCGACTCAATCGAGGACCAAAAATTGTGGTTGTCGGGGGCGGAACAGGTCTGTCAACCTTATTGCGAGGCTTAAAAGACTATAGCAGTAATATCACCGCCATTGTTACTGTAGCTGATGATGGTGGCTCTTCAGGAAGATTAAGAAGAGAAATCGGGGTCTTGCCTCCAGGAGACATTCGTAACTGTATTGCAGCTTTGGCAGATGAAGAAGAATTACTCACCGAACTATTTCAGTATCGTTTTAAAGCGGGAGACGGTTTAGTCGGTCATAGTTTTGGCAATTTATTTCTAACTGCTATGAGTGAGATTACTGGCGATTTAGAACAAGCTGTAGCCACCAGTTCTAAAGTTTTAGCCATTAGCGGTAAAGTTTTGCCCTCTACCCTTAGTGATGTAAGTTTATGGGCAGAAATGGAAGACGGAAGACTGATCGAAGGAGAATCTAATATACCTCAAGCAGGAGGCAAAATTAAAAGTATTGGTTGTATGCCAGCTAACCCCCCTGCACTTCCCTCAGCAGTAGCAGCAATTGAGGACGCAGATTACATTATTATTGGTCCAGGTAGTCTCTACACCAGTATTATTCCTAATCTTTTAGTTCCAGATATTAGAGATGCGATCGCCAATGCCGATGTTCCTCGCATTTATATTTGCAACATTATGACCCAACCAGGGGAAACAGAAGGTTATAGCGTTGCCGATCACATCCGTGAAATTGATCGGGTTAGTAAACAGAAATTATTTGATGCTGTTTTAGTACATCGTAAACCTCCGAGCCCTGTGTCGCTCAAACGCTATGCTTTGGAAAATTCTCATCCTGTCTATTTAGATCGGCAAGAGATAGCTAAACTAAATCGTCGTATAGTTATGGCAAATGTGATGGAAGAAGACCAGGTAAAAGGTCATGTTCGCCACAATTCTAATCAGCTTGCCAGAGTTTTGCTGCGTTGGTATAGCGGTAAATGGCAGCCTAAGCTTTGA
- the ruvC gene encoding crossover junction endodeoxyribonuclease RuvC yields MGEIKILGLDPGLAILGFGTIICQSPSKDDFTSKCNLTSVKLAEFGVIETQSKTPFSDRLCTIYNDLHTLIDETAPDLVAVEKLFFYRMSHTISVAQARGVLMLVLGQSNLPYVEFAPPQIKQALTGYGNAPKLEVQEAVARELSLDFIPRPDDAADALAIALTAWFYQNSAVVSS; encoded by the coding sequence ATGGGAGAAATCAAAATTTTAGGGTTAGATCCAGGATTAGCTATCTTAGGGTTTGGCACAATTATTTGTCAGTCACCAAGCAAGGATGATTTTACATCCAAATGCAATTTAACTTCAGTAAAGTTAGCCGAGTTTGGTGTAATTGAAACTCAGTCAAAAACTCCCTTTAGCGATCGCCTGTGTACTATTTACAATGATCTACACACGCTAATTGACGAAACTGCTCCTGATTTGGTAGCAGTCGAAAAATTATTTTTTTATCGCATGAGCCATACAATTAGTGTTGCCCAGGCAAGGGGAGTCTTGATGTTGGTTTTGGGTCAATCTAATTTGCCTTACGTAGAGTTTGCACCACCACAAATCAAGCAGGCTTTAACAGGATACGGGAATGCTCCCAAATTAGAAGTTCAAGAAGCCGTAGCGCGGGAATTGTCCTTAGACTTTATTCCCCGTCCTGACGATGCTGCCGATGCCTTGGCGATCGCTCTAACTGCTTGGTTTTATCAAAATTCTGCTGTAGTGTCGAGCTAG
- a CDS encoding four helix bundle protein: MGKESIKSHEDLVVYQMAFSAAMKIFNLSKTFPVEERYSLTDQIRRSSRSVCANLAQRLKPHVAWRKRRYEAAFIAKLSDCEAEAAETQVWLKFAVKCQYLSVEQGRELYGIYNQVLSGLVNMINNPHRWVIGK, encoded by the coding sequence ATGGGCAAAGAATCTATCAAAAGTCATGAAGATTTAGTAGTTTATCAAATGGCCTTCTCAGCAGCGATGAAAATCTTTAACTTATCAAAGACATTTCCAGTAGAAGAGCGTTACTCTCTAACCGACCAGATACGCCGTTCTTCGCGCTCTGTGTGTGCCAATTTAGCACAAAGGCTTAAGCCGCATGTAGCTTGGCGTAAAAGGAGATATGAAGCTGCTTTTATTGCTAAACTTAGTGATTGCGAAGCAGAGGCAGCAGAAACACAAGTATGGCTTAAATTTGCGGTCAAATGTCAATATTTATCTGTAGAGCAAGGACGAGAACTCTACGGAATCTACAATCAAGTTCTCAGCGGACTAGTAAACATGATTAACAATCCTCATCGCTGGGTTATAGGGAAGTAG
- a CDS encoding serine/threonine-protein kinase, with translation MNTYPDFSHHNYQIVRELGRNREGGRISYLAECIDNQQQVVIKQFRFVQENASWQGFKIYEREIQILQTINHPRIPRYLDSFETDDGFCMVQEYRDAPSLATKKSFTPHEIKLITVSILEILADLQDRIPPIIHRDIKPENILVDRDRQAYLIDFGLARVNSQDMAMSSVVAGTPGFMPPEELFNRPLSTASDLYSVGATAIALLTNTSSSNLSNLIDDNYQFQFSHLLTGINPDFVDWLTKMVAPNLKDRFANAQEALVELQPIDITGMTTLKLSEPKNQHNKNSLVTAGLAFMGTVLIMLSIFSNLKPATETSVVKQPDTNQTQKSLTEEQQWFKSIKSRCNSVEVITAMRNTTYPQTPKGVGYAASCYALAGRLDLADRVIQKLPENQRVYAAAVVFDIGHPVADSGDDRSAGPIMELVLRYWADNYMALYHAGMSAYVLDDYAQATTHLQEFLRIYQRQDGWTNKAKNALSRMEQGIPADESFSIHH, from the coding sequence ATGAATACCTATCCCGACTTCTCCCACCACAATTATCAAATTGTTCGCGAACTAGGACGTAATCGAGAAGGAGGCAGAATTAGTTATTTAGCAGAATGTATTGATAATCAACAACAGGTAGTAATAAAGCAGTTTCGCTTCGTACAAGAAAATGCTAGTTGGCAGGGATTTAAAATCTATGAAAGAGAAATTCAAATTCTACAAACCATAAATCATCCCCGTATCCCACGTTATCTTGATTCTTTTGAGACAGATGACGGTTTTTGTATGGTACAGGAATATCGAGATGCTCCTTCTTTAGCAACTAAAAAAAGTTTTACACCTCATGAGATAAAACTAATTACGGTTTCGATTTTAGAAATATTAGCGGATTTACAAGATCGAATTCCGCCAATTATTCATCGTGATATTAAGCCAGAGAATATATTGGTAGATCGAGATCGGCAAGCCTATTTAATTGACTTTGGTTTAGCTCGGGTGAACAGTCAAGATATGGCTATGAGTAGTGTTGTCGCAGGAACACCTGGTTTTATGCCCCCTGAAGAATTGTTTAATCGCCCATTATCCACAGCTTCAGATTTATATAGTGTTGGGGCAACAGCGATCGCTTTACTGACTAATACTTCTTCCTCTAATTTAAGCAACCTAATTGATGACAACTATCAGTTTCAATTTAGTCATTTGTTGACCGGAATTAATCCTGATTTTGTTGATTGGTTAACTAAAATGGTTGCACCTAATCTCAAGGATCGTTTTGCCAACGCTCAAGAAGCCTTGGTTGAACTACAACCAATTGATATTACTGGCATGACAACTTTAAAACTGTCAGAGCCAAAGAATCAACATAATAAAAACAGTTTAGTGACCGCAGGCTTAGCATTTATGGGCACAGTTTTAATTATGCTTAGTATTTTCTCTAACCTCAAACCTGCAACTGAGACTTCTGTAGTCAAGCAACCAGACACCAACCAGACCCAGAAATCTCTAACCGAGGAACAACAGTGGTTTAAAAGTATTAAATCTCGTTGTAATTCTGTGGAAGTGATAACAGCAATGCGTAATACAACCTATCCGCAAACCCCAAAGGGAGTAGGATATGCTGCCAGTTGTTATGCCCTTGCCGGTAGACTTGACTTAGCCGATCGCGTAATTCAGAAGTTACCAGAAAACCAGCGGGTATACGCCGCAGCAGTAGTGTTTGACATTGGTCATCCTGTAGCTGATTCTGGAGACGATCGCTCCGCAGGACCAATTATGGAATTAGTTTTGCGTTATTGGGCAGATAACTATATGGCTTTATATCATGCGGGAATGTCAGCTTATGTTTTGGATGATTACGCCCAAGCTACAACTCACCTCCAGGAATTTTTAAGGATCTATCAACGTCAAGACGGTTGGACTAATAAAGCTAAAAATGCCTTAAGTCGAATGGAACAGGGAATTCCCGCTGATGAAAGCTTTTCTATTCATCATTAG
- a CDS encoding DUF4126 domain-containing protein produces MEIITALCLGITLSAACGFRVFLPPLAISIGAIYGHIPLSSGFEWLGSTEAAIALAIATLLEISAYFIPIVDNLLDTIQVPIAVGIGTVITAATLGHTDPVLQWTLAAIAGGGTAGIMGTLASLTRLASTGITGGFGNFIVATIELVGSISLSILGITFPLWTAAIILSLLILAVMRIISRPPAWLTRKSS; encoded by the coding sequence ATGGAAATTATTACTGCCCTTTGTTTAGGAATAACCCTAAGTGCTGCCTGTGGCTTTCGTGTTTTTTTGCCGCCGTTAGCGATTAGCATCGGAGCTATTTACGGACATATTCCTCTGTCATCCGGGTTTGAATGGTTAGGCTCAACTGAAGCAGCGATCGCCTTAGCCATTGCAACTCTTTTAGAAATTTCAGCTTACTTTATCCCTATAGTTGATAACTTATTAGATACGATTCAAGTACCTATTGCAGTCGGCATTGGTACGGTTATAACTGCTGCCACTCTAGGACATACCGATCCTGTATTGCAATGGACCTTAGCTGCGATCGCGGGAGGAGGAACAGCAGGAATCATGGGTACTTTAGCAAGTCTAACTAGATTAGCTTCGACAGGAATTACTGGAGGCTTCGGCAATTTTATTGTGGCAACAATCGAACTAGTAGGTTCAATCTCGTTATCTATCTTGGGTATTACTTTTCCCCTTTGGACTGCGGCGATTATCCTCAGCTTACTGATATTAGCTGTTATGAGAATAATTTCTCGTCCTCCAGCCTGGTTGACCAGAAAAAGTAGTTAA
- a CDS encoding GTPase family protein yields MLRIKPWQAAILILPIATIVIFLLVAAGSQIHDWGINWIWGVVILVFTGWRWLLVKWTKPALAEIQEVMEEINQELEDETPEIEAKGDKKTQINAAINEIITQTKSDEPFWEDWTTFWQRCQELVNAIAHIYNPEVKRPLLNIYIPQAYGLIRGTVDDTDRLMQKLAPVLNRVSIGQAYEAYEMYRQLEPSARKLAQAFNWSQWLINPAAAAAKQATRKFNTQANQELLLNLGQLIRETALRNLAQQAIALYGDETIVIPEIDSNPALPKAETQTLKKILESAESPQEIAQKPVNILLVGRTGAGKSSLINTLFQAEKAEVDVLPSTDRIKNYHWQTPSQEVLNLLDTPGYEQVNRPELREQVLDFATKADLLLLVTPALDPALQMDLDFLQVLKQDVTDLSAVGIVTQVDRLRPIREWNPPYDWREGNEPKEKSIREATNYRTELLGDICELILPIVTEDRANNRSAWGVEALSQELIQAIAPAKQLRLARFLRDLEARSTAAAQIIDRYTRQLSTTQGLTAFLKSPVLQFISTMTTGNPTLAYVLAEQIPVEQAPVVIGKLQMAYDLFMLLSEQPNISNFDLRSLWSLLLDYNEAGNHNSWAFGHALVEYWTKNLNAKQLRDQYDFYLKQK; encoded by the coding sequence ATGTTACGCATCAAACCTTGGCAAGCAGCTATTTTAATTCTTCCCATCGCAACTATCGTAATCTTTTTATTGGTTGCAGCAGGTTCGCAGATTCATGACTGGGGAATTAATTGGATTTGGGGTGTAGTGATCTTAGTTTTTACTGGATGGCGATGGTTATTGGTGAAGTGGACCAAACCAGCCTTGGCAGAAATTCAGGAAGTTATGGAAGAGATTAATCAAGAGTTAGAAGATGAAACCCCAGAAATTGAAGCTAAAGGAGATAAAAAAACGCAAATTAACGCTGCCATCAACGAAATTATCACCCAAACCAAGTCGGATGAACCATTTTGGGAAGACTGGACGACTTTTTGGCAACGCTGTCAGGAATTAGTCAACGCGATCGCTCATATTTATAATCCCGAAGTTAAACGCCCTCTACTCAATATATATATTCCCCAGGCTTACGGATTAATTCGCGGTACCGTAGATGATACAGATCGCTTGATGCAGAAGCTTGCCCCAGTATTAAATCGAGTTTCTATCGGTCAGGCTTATGAAGCTTATGAAATGTATCGTCAATTGGAACCCTCAGCACGTAAATTAGCTCAAGCATTTAATTGGTCACAATGGTTAATTAATCCTGCTGCTGCTGCCGCCAAACAAGCCACCAGAAAATTTAATACTCAAGCAAATCAGGAATTATTACTTAACTTGGGTCAATTAATTCGGGAAACAGCTTTAAGAAATCTCGCTCAACAGGCGATCGCCTTATACGGTGATGAGACCATTGTTATCCCCGAAATTGACTCCAATCCCGCTTTACCCAAAGCAGAAACCCAAACCCTCAAAAAAATCTTAGAATCAGCCGAATCACCTCAAGAAATTGCTCAAAAGCCCGTCAATATTCTTCTTGTGGGGCGTACAGGTGCGGGGAAAAGTAGTCTAATTAATACTCTCTTTCAAGCTGAGAAAGCAGAAGTAGATGTATTGCCTAGTACAGATCGAATCAAAAACTATCATTGGCAAACTCCCTCTCAAGAAGTCCTAAATCTTTTAGACACTCCTGGTTATGAACAGGTAAATCGTCCTGAATTACGAGAACAAGTGTTAGATTTTGCCACCAAAGCAGATCTATTACTATTAGTTACCCCTGCTCTCGATCCGGCTCTGCAAATGGATTTAGATTTTCTGCAAGTCTTAAAACAAGATGTTACTGATTTGAGTGCAGTGGGAATTGTAACCCAAGTTGATCGCCTCCGTCCCATTCGTGAGTGGAATCCTCCTTATGATTGGCGCGAGGGAAATGAGCCCAAAGAAAAATCCATTCGCGAGGCAACTAACTATCGTACAGAACTATTAGGAGACATCTGCGAGCTGATTTTACCTATTGTGACGGAAGATCGAGCTAACAATCGCTCCGCTTGGGGAGTAGAAGCTCTATCTCAGGAATTAATTCAGGCGATCGCACCAGCTAAACAGCTTCGTCTTGCCCGTTTTTTGCGAGATTTAGAAGCCCGCAGCACAGCCGCCGCTCAAATCATAGATCGCTATACTCGTCAGTTATCTACTACTCAAGGTTTAACTGCTTTCTTAAAAAGTCCTGTGCTGCAATTTATTTCTACTATGACCACAGGCAATCCTACCTTAGCTTATGTTTTGGCAGAACAAATTCCTGTAGAACAAGCACCCGTAGTAATTGGCAAGCTTCAGATGGCTTATGACCTATTCATGTTGCTCAGTGAACAACCCAATATCAGTAACTTCGATTTACGTTCTCTGTGGTCTTTATTATTAGATTACAACGAAGCAGGTAATCATAATTCTTGGGCATTTGGTCATGCTTTAGTGGAATATTGGACCAAAAATCTTAATGCAAAACAATTACGCGATCAATATGATTTTTATTTAAAACAGAAATAG